A single genomic interval of Mycobacteriales bacterium harbors:
- a CDS encoding FAD:protein FMN transferase has product MASATVQRLAHAEQVWASVVSIHLLGPDAAALAAAREEIVAFLHHVDDVFSTYRDDSLLLRWQRKEVAASPELQDVLALAGTVAVLTHGAFDPRWNGEPDPSGVVKGWALDRSVDIAARHGVTNLVINAGGHVAARGASASGLPWQIGVTDPADSSRTVFTVVGNDLNVATSGMLAGGEHIKCLSARTAASATVLGPNLAVADGLATGAVAAGAKAPSLLTELDEQGWLSQLVGLDGSVWRSPKLTALMGGADPL; this is encoded by the coding sequence GTGGCATCCGCGACCGTCCAGCGGCTGGCCCACGCCGAGCAGGTATGGGCCAGCGTGGTGTCGATCCACCTGCTCGGCCCGGATGCCGCTGCGCTGGCGGCTGCCCGCGAGGAGATCGTCGCCTTCCTGCACCACGTCGATGACGTCTTCAGCACCTACCGCGACGACTCGCTGCTGCTGCGCTGGCAACGCAAGGAGGTCGCCGCCTCGCCGGAGCTCCAGGACGTGCTCGCGCTGGCCGGGACGGTCGCGGTGCTCACGCACGGCGCCTTCGACCCTCGATGGAATGGTGAGCCCGACCCGAGCGGCGTCGTGAAGGGGTGGGCGCTCGATCGATCGGTCGACATCGCCGCACGCCACGGCGTGACGAATCTCGTGATCAACGCAGGCGGTCATGTCGCCGCGCGCGGCGCCTCCGCTTCCGGCCTGCCGTGGCAGATCGGTGTCACCGACCCCGCCGACAGCTCGCGCACGGTGTTCACCGTCGTCGGCAACGACCTCAACGTCGCCACGTCGGGGATGCTTGCCGGAGGTGAGCACATCAAGTGCCTGTCCGCACGGACGGCGGCGTCAGCGACTGTCCTCGGCCCCAATCTCGCCGTGGCCGACGGCCTCGCGACCGGCGCCGTCGCGGCGGGAGCGAAGGCGCCGTCCCTGCTGACCGAGCTCGACGAGCAGGGTTGGCTCAGTCAGCTGGTCGGTCTCGACGGATCGGTGTGGCGCTCACCCAAGCTCACCGCGTTGATGGGCGGCGCCGACCCCTTGTGA